The Lycium barbarum isolate Lr01 chromosome 10, ASM1917538v2, whole genome shotgun sequence genome includes a region encoding these proteins:
- the LOC132614867 gene encoding beta-glucuronosyltransferase GlcAT14B-like: MSLFVKQILLFSLLPISLFCFLLPLHHFHSHTPDFPHNPTFSNSISTPPRISYFITGTKNDGPRIFRLLQAIYHPRNYYLLHLDQFASTKQRLNLALQVGSVDVFVAADNVNVIEKADAVNEQGSSPLSLVLHGVAILLKWKKDWDWFVNLDASDYPLIKQDDFLHILSFVPRNLNFIEYNKNVSPEEYRKAEEVIVDSRLYINLKGKMFVGDRKRAHPSAFNFFMGSQHVILNRKFVEYSIHGWENLPRLLLLYFTNTRSSHKGYFQTLACNTKEFLDAVINSNLRFTNSDNSDRILKREVAFVGNISEDSPLLDMIDAHILHRGRGMVSPGGWCLGSSNWFSDPCGEWGDPSVLRPGPTAQGLEKLLMKSIKDMSIRSSRCDHQ, from the exons ATGTCTCTCTTTGTCAAACAAATCCTCCTTTTTTCCCTTCTCCCAATTTCCCTTTTTTGTTTCCTCCTTCCACTTCATCACTTCCATAGCCACACTCCCGATTTTCCTCACAACCCCACCTTCTCAAACTCCATTTCAACCCCACCAAGAATATCTTACTTCATTACTGGTACTAAAAATGATGGACCAAGAATCTTTAGGTTACTTCAAGCAATATACCATCCAAGAAACTACTATTTACTTCATCTTGATCAGTTTGCTTCAACCAAACAAAGACTAAACCTTGCTTTACAAGTTGGTTCTGTGGATGTGTTTGTTGCAGCTGATAATGTTAATGTTATTGAGAAAGCTGATGCAGTTAATGAACAAGGGTCTTCTCCTTTGAGTTTAGTGCTTCATGGTGTTGCTATTTTGTTGAAGTGGAAGAAAGATTGGGATTGGTTTGTGAATCTTGATGCCTCTGATTATCCACTCATTAAACAAGACG ATTTTCTCCATATCCTGTCTTTTGTTCCGAGGAATTTGAATTTCATAGAATATAATAAGAACGTCAGCCCAGAGGA ATATCGAAAAGCTGAGGAAGTTATCGTTGACTCTCGACTCTACATTAACTTAAAAGGAAAGATGTTTGTGGGTGACAGAAAACGGGCACATCCCAGtgcttttaatttttttatgg GTTCTCAACATGTAATTCTAAACAGGAAGTTTGTCGAGTACTCGATCCATGGATGGGAAAATTTGCCAAGACTGCTCCTGCTATACTTCACGAACACTAGATCGTCTCATAAAGGTTACTTTCAGACTCTCGCTTGCAATACTAAGGAGTTTTTGGATGCTGTCATTAACTCCAACTTGCGGTTCACTAACTCAGACAATTCTGATAGAATACTTAAAAGGGAGGTTGCATTTGTTGGAAACATATCAGAAGATTCTCCATTATTGGATATGATTGATGCACACATTCTTCACCGGGGTCGTGGTATGGTCTCACCAGGAGGGTGGTGTTTAGGTAGCTCAAATTGGTTCAGTGATCCTTGCGGTGAATGGGGTGATCCCAGTGTCCTAAGACCGGGGCCCACTGCACAAGGACTTGAAAAGCTCCTCATGAAATCGATCAAAGACATGTCAATCAGGTCGAGCAGATGTGACCATCAATGA